AGCGGACGTTGCGCGCCGGTGCGTCGGACCGCCTCCCGGTGCAACGGCAGCTGCGGCTTGCCCGCGACCTCGGGCTCCCGGCCCGTCGCCGCCGCGACCGCCGCGACCAGCGCGCCGTTGCCCGGTAGCAGGCCTCGCGGCGACGGCATCGTGCTGTCGCTGTTGGTGGCGACCCAGAGGGCTCCCGCGCGCACGGCCAAGGTCGCCTCGGCGAGGTCGGCGTAGCCGAGGTCGGAGGCGTAGCCCTGCACCACCGCGGCCGGGCGGTCGTCAGCAGAGGCAACGGGACGCAACCCGGCGGCGGCGACGATGTCGCGCAGCGCCTGCGTACCGGTGACCAGCACCGACGCGCCGGCAGGCAGTCGGTCGGCAAGCAGGTGCGCGGCCGCCTGCGCCGACGTGACGACGTCGGCGGCACCCGCCTCCACACCCAGCGCGGTGAGCCGGCTCGCGACCTCGGCCGGAAGCCGCGAGGCGTTGTTGGTGACGAACGCGACGAGCATCCCGCTCCGGCGCGCAGCCGCCACCGCGTCGGCGGCATGGGCCACCGGCTGACCGCCGACGTAGACGACCCCGTCGAGGTCCAGCAGCGCCGCGTCGTAGAGCTCGGTGAGCGGCCGGTCACTGCCGCGCAGGCTCACGCCCGCTCGCGGGCGGCCCGCGCGTTGCGGGCCCTGGCCAGCGCGTCCCCGTAGTGGTGGTTGTCCGGGCGCATCGCCACCGCGAGGCTGAGGTGCTCGCAGGCGCTCGCGTAGTCGCCGGTCTTCGCCGAGGCCAGCCCCAGGCCGAACTGTGCGTAGTCGTCGGTGGGATTGGCGTCGACGATCTGCTCGAAGCTGCGTCGCGCCGCGGCGAACTTGCCCGAGGAGTACTGCGCCCGGGCCAGCGCCTCGCGGACACTGCGGGACTCGGGCTCGGCAGCTGCCGCGTGCTCGAGCAGCTGCGCCGCCGCGGCGGCGTCGCCGCGGTCGAGCAGGTCGAGACCACGGCGGTACCAGTCGTAGACGCCGCCGCCCGGAACCACGCCCTGAGCGTCGCCGATGTAGCTGCGGTCCGACTCGTCGGCCGGGCCGGTGATAGGCAGCTGCACGGTGACCTCCCTCTCGGGTCGCGGACCCGTCGGTTGCGTGGTCGTAGGATCGCGCGGTGCCGCCTGCCGATCCGCCATCCGTCGATGGGCTGGTGTTGCGGCCGTTTCGCGCCGTTCGCTACAACGCCGGGGTCGTCGGGGACATTTCGCGGGTCGTGTCGCCACCGTACGACGTCATCGACGAGGCCGATCGCGACGCGCTCGAGCGCCGCGACCCCCACAACGTGGTGCGCCTCATCCTTCCCCGCGACGAGCAAGGCCGTGACGGCGACGCGGCCTACGCGCACGCCGCCCGCCTCTGGCGCGACTGGCAGGCGTCCGGCGTCCTCGCCGCCGACGAGGCTCCGGCGATCTACGTCTACGAGCAGGCCTCTGCAAATCACGTGCAACGCGGGCTGCTCGGTGCCGTCGGCCTGCGACCGTCGGAGGCGGGCGTCATCCTGCCGCACGAGAACACGATGGCCGGTCCGGTGGCCGACCGCTTGGCTCTGATGGAGGCCACCGAGGCGAACCTGGAGCCGATCATCCTCGTGCACGACGGTGGCCCGGTGACGCGCTCCGCGGTCGCGGAGGTCGACATCAAGCCTCCGCTGGCGGACTTCACCACGGCCGACGGTTGGCGCCACCGGCTGTGGCCGATCGCCGACCCGACACTGCTGGACGCCATCGCGGCCGAGCTGCAGCCTCGGCGGGCGGTGATCGCCGACGGGCACCACCGCTACGCGACCTACCTGCGCTATCAGGCCGACCGGGACGCCCCACGCCCCGGCAAGCAGCCATGGGACTACGGCTTGGCGCTGCTCGTCGACGCGGGGACCTTCGGACCTCAGGTGCATGCGATCCACCGCGTGGTCCTGGGTATCTCGCTGGACGAAGCGGTCGGCATGGCGAGCACCGCGTTCCGCGTGACGCCGTTGAACGTCGGCGAGGATCCCGAGGCCACCCTCGCGGACTCGGCCGACACCGCATTCGTCGTCACTGACGGCCACCTGGCCTACCTGCTCGACCAGCCGGACGCCGCGCGCCAGTCGGTCGCGTTGCCCGCCGACCGGTCGCAGGCCTGGCGAGCCCTCGACGTGGCGGTGGCGCACGAACTGCTCGTCAAGGCGGTCTGGGGTCTCCCGGACACCGAGGACGTCGTCGGCTACCGGCACGATGCGGCCTCGGCGGTGGAGGCCGCGCGCGCCGACGGCGGAGTCGCGCTGCTCCTGCGAGCGACGCCGGTGACCGCCGTCACGGCTGTGGCCGCGGCGGGCGAACGGATGCCGCGCAAGTCGACGCTGTTCACGCCCAAGCCGGCCAGCGGGCTCGTGATGCGCGACCTGCGGCTCGGCTGACGCCGGACCAGCCGCCCGAGGCGACACTCAGCCCGCCCGCTGCAGCCGGCGGACCCTGACAGCCTCCACCTCACACCGGCTGACGGGCACCGACCCGGCCCGCCAGAAGCGACGCCGCAGCGAGCCGACGACCTCGACCACGTCGTTCTCCGCGCAGGCGAGCGCCGAACGTCGGGCGGCCGCTGTCCAGGCGACGCAGTCGAGCGCGTCGACCACGCGCCGGGACGTCGGCTCACCGCGCGCGGGTGCCGGCTCGCGGTCGACCGACACCCGCCAGGTGACGATGTCGTCGCCGCTGGGCAGGGTGCGCACACTGGGCGCACCCGTCACGCGGCCGACGACCGCCACCTCGTTGCGATGCTCCACCGGGGCGCTTCGACCCATCCTGACCTCCTCCGTCGGGAGATCCAGCGTCGTGCGTGGGCCGTCGAGTGGGAGCCGCGTCGGCACCAGCTGTGGACCGGCTCCCCGCGGCAGCTCGGGCTGTGGACAGACCGCTGATCAGTCCGCGTCGACGCCGAGCTCCACCAACCGCTCAGCGGCGTCGGTCTGGTCGTCGACGTCGACCGCTGCCGTCGACCGAAACCAGGTCAGTGCTTCCTCCTGACGTCCCGCGGCCAGCAGGGCATCGGCGTAGGCGTACCAGAGCCGCGGGGTCCACGGCTCCAGCCGATCCTGCTCGAGCTCGGGCACCTGCAAGACGACGACAGCGGCGTCGGCCTCACCCAGGTCGCGCCGGGCGCCGCTCTCGACGATCCGCAGCTCGATCCGGGACGTCTGGTCGAGCTTTCCGAGCGCCGGGTCTCGAAGGAG
This sequence is a window from Mycobacteriales bacterium. Protein-coding genes within it:
- a CDS encoding HAD-IIA family hydrolase, which gives rise to MSLRGSDRPLTELYDAALLDLDGVVYVGGQPVAHAADAVAAARRSGMLVAFVTNNASRLPAEVASRLTALGVEAGAADVVTSAQAAAHLLADRLPAGASVLVTGTQALRDIVAAAGLRPVASADDRPAAVVQGYASDLGYADLAEATLAVRAGALWVATNSDSTMPSPRGLLPGNGALVAAVAAATGREPEVAGKPQLPLHREAVRRTGAQRPLVVGDRLDTDIEGAVAAGTPSLLVLTGVTSPSELLGAPARARPTYVAADLRGLLAAHPEVTVDGDEARCGDWVAVIRDGFIEVRAQVAPDGAGPSGCGAARGDAGIDGSLGSHLDGLRAAAAACWAASDRRLTVREARFDGAAARQQTGSTDTASPQTTIPVQSAR
- a CDS encoding tetratricopeptide repeat protein is translated as MQLPITGPADESDRSYIGDAQGVVPGGGVYDWYRRGLDLLDRGDAAAAAQLLEHAAAAEPESRSVREALARAQYSSGKFAAARRSFEQIVDANPTDDYAQFGLGLASAKTGDYASACEHLSLAVAMRPDNHHYGDALARARNARAARERA
- a CDS encoding DUF1015 domain-containing protein, encoding MPPADPPSVDGLVLRPFRAVRYNAGVVGDISRVVSPPYDVIDEADRDALERRDPHNVVRLILPRDEQGRDGDAAYAHAARLWRDWQASGVLAADEAPAIYVYEQASANHVQRGLLGAVGLRPSEAGVILPHENTMAGPVADRLALMEATEANLEPIILVHDGGPVTRSAVAEVDIKPPLADFTTADGWRHRLWPIADPTLLDAIAAELQPRRAVIADGHHRYATYLRYQADRDAPRPGKQPWDYGLALLVDAGTFGPQVHAIHRVVLGISLDEAVGMASTAFRVTPLNVGEDPEATLADSADTAFVVTDGHLAYLLDQPDAARQSVALPADRSQAWRALDVAVAHELLVKAVWGLPDTEDVVGYRHDAASAVEAARADGGVALLLRATPVTAVTAVAAAGERMPRKSTLFTPKPASGLVMRDLRLG
- a CDS encoding single-stranded DNA-binding protein, producing MGRSAPVEHRNEVAVVGRVTGAPSVRTLPSGDDIVTWRVSVDREPAPARGEPTSRRVVDALDCVAWTAAARRSALACAENDVVEVVGSLRRRFWRAGSVPVSRCEVEAVRVRRLQRAG